In one window of Nitrospirota bacterium DNA:
- a CDS encoding NAD-binding protein: protein MKNKIRSLFRRWRAAWRDTSLLLRDFRTPLALFLLLIVGGGLLHFYAAEQAGEQLGSPIEAIYLALTMVFLQTNGDFPSTWYLQIFYFAMPLLGIVIIAQGLTEFALVFFNRRSRSKEWQMAVASTFGNHIVLIGLGHLGHRVVRQLREMNQEVVVVDLHPRDDLIVDLQKLDVPILAGDATREAMLDAAGIKRAQVLVLCTQNDNLNMQIAVKARSLNPDIRVVMRIFDDDFAQALEKQFGFSALSATSMAAPAFAATAAGMDISNPITVDGESLSLARLDVTPKSKLVGMSVGDAEQHYNISVVQLVHDSQRDMHPAADIQLCEGDTLAILGGPKEINHLVQENR, encoded by the coding sequence ATGAAAAACAAGATTCGTTCACTTTTCCGGCGTTGGCGCGCAGCGTGGCGCGATACGTCATTATTGCTGCGCGATTTTCGCACGCCGTTGGCGCTCTTTTTGCTGCTCATCGTCGGCGGCGGTCTGCTTCATTTTTATGCGGCGGAACAAGCGGGCGAGCAACTGGGCAGTCCTATCGAAGCCATCTATCTCGCGTTGACGATGGTTTTCTTGCAGACCAACGGCGACTTTCCCAGCACTTGGTATCTACAAATTTTCTATTTTGCGATGCCGCTTTTGGGTATCGTCATTATCGCTCAAGGATTGACAGAATTCGCCTTGGTATTTTTCAATCGCCGGTCGCGCAGCAAGGAGTGGCAAATGGCAGTCGCATCGACTTTTGGTAATCATATCGTGCTGATTGGTTTGGGGCATCTGGGTCATCGCGTCGTGCGGCAACTGCGCGAGATGAATCAAGAAGTGGTCGTGGTCGATCTGCATCCGCGCGATGATCTCATCGTCGACTTGCAAAAATTGGATGTGCCGATCTTGGCGGGCGATGCCACGCGCGAAGCCATGCTCGATGCAGCCGGCATTAAACGCGCACAAGTCTTGGTACTCTGCACGCAGAACGATAACTTGAACATGCAAATCGCGGTCAAGGCGCGCAGTCTCAATCCCGATATTCGCGTCGTGATGAGAATCTTTGACGACGATTTTGCGCAAGCGCTCGAAAAACAATTCGGCTTTAGCGCGCTGAGTGCGACGAGCATGGCAGCGCCTGCATTCGCCGCAACCGCAGCGGGCATGGACATTTCCAACCCGATCACGGTCGATGGCGAATCGTTGAGTCTGGCGCGCTTGGACGTTACGCCGAAATCAAAATTGGTCGGCATGTCCGTCGGCGATGCGGAACAGCACTATAATATTAGCGTTGTGCAATTGGTCCACGATAGCCAGCGCGATATGCATCCAGCAGCCGACATCCAATTGTGCGAGGGAGACACGCTCGCCATTCTCGGCGGACCGAAGGAAATCAATCATTTGGTTCAGGAGAATCGTTGA